The genome window catctcccctgcaatgggttttACCGGGACTGTAGTGGGCCCCGCCCCTCTCCCGGCATGACACTTGCCACTTACCTGGTTCTCAGTCTGTGGGAGAAAATGGAATGTCCCCCACCAACAGGGGAGAAGGACttactttgtgagtcctgctcccttattggtggagggttcgttgtcggacattccatcccttagcattTTATTATTGGTAAGGTAAGATTACATAGCTCAATTATCAGTGAGACAAGCAGAATACATATAAATCAAACTACATTTGTTACCTAAGATTAACTATTAATATAACTACATATGACTATTAATTATATTCAACAGATTCAATAAGCTAGCTATATATACCAGATAATAATTCAAGCTATATAGACACTTAAATACATTAACCTTAAAGAATCATGCTGAAAATCATACAGTAAATTATTCTATTAGAAGATAAAAACAAAATTACCATTATAGTAATTCACAGAATGCAAAAGGCAAGATTTCATCACACATTTAACGTTCCAAAACATTGTAATGTCTATTGTTCAATAAATTTGTCTGCcagttattttttattaattaatgcAATTGTCTGCcagttattttttattaattaatgcAATTTGCCATGCATGATTAAAACAGTCATTAATGAAATTTGCCATACGTGATTAAACCAGTCATTTGTAGATGAGGGTTTCTTCTTTTCCCAGTTGGCAGGTGTGACCATTTTTGACGTAATAACCAAACAATACTGGTTCTATATCTAAGGAGTATATATATCCATTAAATAAACCAGAATCACTTTGGATACTCCTGCCTTTCATTTGATACCCTGCTTGAACTTAACTGAATAATCACTGGTTATGAGAACAAATAATGTTACTTCTCGTGTTAGTTAACGCTGGAAATTTTCTTGGACAGAGCCGAGTGCTTCTCAGCTGAACTGGATTTCAAAAAGACAGCACCCTGGAAAGCGATCACTAAACAGTTTAGACAAGAGGCAGCACCCTGGGAGAAGGGAAGACACGAGCGACGATTCCTATGGAGAAACTCTGAAGCGGCAACACCCTGGGAAACGAGAGGAAGATGACGAATTTGAGCGCTACGTAGAACTGCAGAAGAGGCAACACCCTGGCAAaagggccctgtgggatccaTACTCCGAGATCCCTAGCAACCAGCTGGCCTATTCAAATGAATTAACCAAAAGGCAACACCCAGGCAAGAGGTATCTGGCTTATAGCAAGCGACAGCATCCTGGCAAGAGAAGTTGGGAGGATGAGCTCGATAGCAGTGAGCAGGACTTGGAGAAACGGCAACATCCAGGGAAGAGGTACTTGGGTTTAGAGAGTCCAGACTACCCTGCCCCCTGTGACCCACAGGATTCCATCAACTGCAGCCAAAGCGGCTTGTTGGAGCTGCTAGACAGCATAAACAAAGGCCAGGGAGAAGAGAAGCGACAACATCCGGGAAGGAGGTCTTCTTGGGATGGGGCAGTGGAGGCAGAGGAGTGAGGAAGGGGCAGTTTGTAATTATGCATTGTTTACATTTCTCTGAATGATCCCCTCCTTCCTGATGATTCAAAGTTCCACTCACAGCTCTTTTTGACTCTCTGCTTGCTGCTGTACAATGCAGGTAATTCTTTTGTTCCTCTTGGATCGTGGTCCAGATTTAGCAATGTGGATTTCATTTTACGCACAGGACCGGGTTGTCCCATTGAAAGGTCCACAACCAGGCTTTCCCACATCATAAAATAAAGTGCATTAATATAGGATGATTCCAATATTTTTTCTCTGTGGATTCCTGGAGGGCAAAGATACAAACAAAAGGAAACTGTTGGAAGACATGGGCTATTCCAATGTGGGAAGAGTCAGTGTGATCCTTAATGCTTTCAACTGCCAGACCAGCTCCCCAAAATGTTTGCCTGTGACATGTTTCATACTCATGTCTGTCTATGCATTTCCTCATTACAAAGATGTGCATCTTTGACTGTTTTGTAGCCATTTTCCTCCGTAGGGCTTTCAGTAGAGAAATGTATAACCAGAATCATCTGCAGGTTCATTTCTGAACTGGGCTCTTCACTcaaatctgggctggggaggggcaTAGTGCTTCCAGCTATAGTGTCTTACTGTATGTCcaggtgggagcttctcacagtTTGGATGTGTGCATGCCAGGGTGGGGAGAAGTGGAAAAACCAGGTAACATTTTGGGACTGAAAAATATGATTCTTACCACACAGACTGCATTACCTGTGATGCTGCACCTGCTATTGCCTGAATTGTGGCTAGATGAGACAGGAAAGGGACCAGCAAACACCACGCAACTGCAGGGCTTGGAAGTGCGCTGCAGGAACATCTACATATCATTCTTCAAATATACCATATGGAGATGTCATTCCATGATTCATTTCTTAGTTCATCCCTTAGATGTATAATTTGTTCTTGATCCCTGAACCTTCAAACATGTTGCCCACCATGGGGTAGCCATCAACAGCACCATGACACCCATTATCTCCTTCAGTTTCTAATTcctccacacccccacctgcccattTTTATTGTTGAGGACAACTCTTTGAGTGAGCTGCTGCCTCATAAACTTTCGTGCCCTCATAAGGGCCATGAGTTCACTGAGATGATGATTCCCCAGATCATTATAATAGCTAGTCTAGCTACTATTCTAGATAACAGGCAACAAAATGATCCCATAGTCAATCACACGCCCTTGAGGGAATTCACTGAAAGTGTTGGGGAGGAAAGTTAACACAGGccaatgaaataattaaaaaacgtGTATAAGTGAAAAGAGTGGCTTCTCACACTTTTAGTTCAATGCTTATGCATGAAGTAGACAAAGTGAGCTACTATGAAGAAGACATTTCTTAAGGGGTTCAAATCACAGCTTCCGTCAGGCAAAGACCACAATGTTCCAGTCTCGATTGCTGCTTGGCCACTGTAACTTTTGCTGTACCCTGCATCCTGGGATCTAAAATGGATCTAAATACATTCCAAGGGGCAGCTTGCTCTGCAAGTATAAATAATGCCAATGCAGAAGGGGAATCCTATAGCTGGTGCTGATGTTCTCCAGTCATCATAGGTATGTTCCATCAAAATCTGTATCAATCCCATTAAGCCATATCTCCCCTAGCCATTTTCCAGGTGGTTAGGCTGCTTACAAGCTGTCTTTATGACAGGGGATTGCGTACAATTGCTGTCTTCTCTGTGCTGGTTGTGATGGATCAAGCTGCCATTCTGCTAATGAACAAGATTAATGTGCAAAGAGAAATGACATGCATGTTCAGCAAATCAGACATTTGCTATTATCCTTTGCCCTAAACCTGATTCATAATGATGCAAGACCCTTTTTTGATTATCAAGGTTTCACAAGGCTGATTTGGAACCCACAtctcactttatttcagaataatGACAACAGTATGAATTGACAATTGCAGCAAGCAGGTGTCTTTGTCTCATCGTGTGGATTTTCATTTAAATTCCCATTGTCCTGAAGTATATGTCTTCACTTTGTGTAGACGAAAGGTGTTTATCTGCCAGAAATGAATCAATAAATATTTATCATTACCAGTGTCACAAACTCAGTCGTCCTTTTTGGTTGTGCAAAAGGAAATAAACCTGAATTTAAAATGGAAAGATTTCAGTGTCACCaatagaaggggggaaaaaactaatACTTTTTAAGCCAAACTTGTGTATGGTGGTGACTGTCTGTAGGACTAGCTCACCATCAGCACAGTAGACCATTTTGTGTAGAAAAGTACATCTGATATCTGCTTATATATGATAAATGGGGGGGGGACCCAATAGAAAGTAACATGAGGAAACCGAGCAGCATCCTCCTTTAAACTGTATCATAGTGAACTTTGACTATTGGTTTCCAGCCTTGTAAGGAGAAGGATGTGGAAATCTGGGAAACCATCTGGTCTGCAACAGAGGATAGCAGCCATGTTACTTTCTCGTGGTTGTGTAGAAGAGGAGATTTCTGCTCATGCACC of Sphaerodactylus townsendi isolate TG3544 linkage group LG03, MPM_Stown_v2.3, whole genome shotgun sequence contains these proteins:
- the TRH gene encoding thyrotropin releasing hormone; translated protein: MPSAQLFLLLFFLAFTSVCVNLGQPFTEDGENEEKSHLDDIFQRAENIILRSILKKAEDNEEDTNNEPSASQLNWISKRQHPGKRSLNSLDKRQHPGRREDTSDDSYGETLKRQHPGKREEDDEFERYVELQKRQHPGKRALWDPYSEIPSNQLAYSNELTKRQHPGKRYLAYSKRQHPGKRSWEDELDSSEQDLEKRQHPGKRYLGLESPDYPAPCDPQDSINCSQSGLLELLDSINKGQGEEKRQHPGRRSSWDGAVEAEE